In Methanomicrobia archaeon, the genomic window CGTCCAATCCATGCTCCAAAAAAATCCCTTCCCGTTCTGCCACGTAATACGGTAACGTTGCCTCGTCCGGCATTGCGCCCACTTTCATCACTATAGCTTCCTCAACGACGGCACCCTCTTGCGTTTGTTCCAAGCATCCAGCGCACCCTGCCGCAATGACCAGCACTACGGCAATCAGTATCAACCTTCTAGTTACACTCATAACTCAGGCGTTTCTCATCTCGCCATATAAACATATCCTTTTATGTTCATATCCGAGAATGGATATTACATGTCACGAGGAGATCGAAGCATGGATAGGTATTATTGAGCTACCGTTTCATCAGAGAAAAGCTCTCTTATCCTGTTCTCCAATACCCTAAATTCCCTAGCACCTCTGTCTCGCGGCCTACTCAATCCCACATTGAGCGTGGCTTTCACTTTCGTCGGACGATCTGAGAGCACGATTATGCGATCGGCCATGTAAATGGCTTCCAGGGGGTCATGTGTGACGAAGATCGCCGTCATGCTCTTCTCCCTCCATATTCTCAGGATCTCGTCTTGTAATTCCTCTCGCGTTCGTACATCCAGACCCGTGAGGGGCTCATCCATAACCAATATACTTGGATCGGTTACAAGAGCTCTAGCAAGAGCAACCCTTTGCTTCATCCCACCACTCAACTCGTGAGGAAATGCATCCCAAAAATCCGCCAGCCCGACCAATGAAAGCGCCGCTCTCACAATCGCTTCATCTCCGTCGGTGACCGTACCCCTTTTTAATTCAAGAGCGAGTTTTACATTTTCCTCTACCGTCCTCCAGTAGAGCATCCTCGGCTCCTGGAAGACTACACTCAGATCGCCAAGGTAGCTCTCTCTTTCAGTTGCAATCTCAGTCCCGTGAATGAAAATTCTACCGGAATCAAAGAGTTCGAGCTGGGCTATTATGCGCAGGATTGTCGTCTTACCACAGCCCGACGGCCCCAATATACAAATAAATTCGCCTCCGTGGATATTAAAATTGACTCCGTTCAACACATCAAGAGCGCCAAAATGCTTACGAAGTTCCTCGATTCTTAAAACCTCTTTCATTTTTTTTACCGCTTCCATCTCCTCATATATCGTCTGTCAATAGAGTTGAAAATACCATAATCAAACAGTATGATTATTATTGCACAGCAGAGTGTCCAGGCAAACACGTTTTCTATGGCATAGACCTCGTATGATACCCATAACATGTAGCCGATTCCACTCGCGGCGCCGAAGACTTCTCCCAAAATGACCACTTTCCACGCTATTTCAAAAGCGGTCTTGAATGCAGAGAAAGCATAAGGATAAAGCATCGGCAATATTATCTTCTGCAGTATTCGCAGCCTATTTCTTGTGTAGGTCATTGCCATTTCAACTAAATTCTCGTCCAACTCTTTCACTCCTTCCCAGATATTTATTATGAAGAACGGAATGACCGCTGCTGAAATTGCCAATATGGGCGTCTTATTTGACATTCCAAACCAGACCACAAAGACCAAGACCCAACAAATCGCGGGAATGGATTCAAATAAGGGATAAACCACCGAACTGATGGCATATTCTGCTCTCCTGCTATATCTCGGTAGTATCCCGAACATGATGCCCAGACACGAGCCGAAGAAAGTCCCAAAGAGTACCCTGTAAGTAGTCACTCCAATGTGATACCAGCCGCTCTCTGACGATAAGAGCATAAAGAAAGCGTATAGAGTCTCTATCGGGTTGGGAAA contains:
- a CDS encoding ABC transporter ATP-binding protein, whose protein sequence is MEAVKKMKEVLRIEELRKHFGALDVLNGVNFNIHGGEFICILGPSGCGKTTILRIIAQLELFDSGRIFIHGTEIATERESYLGDLSVVFQEPRMLYWRTVEENVKLALELKRGTVTDGDEAIVRAALSLVGLADFWDAFPHELSGGMKQRVALARALVTDPSILVMDEPLTGLDVRTREELQDEILRIWREKSMTAIFVTHDPLEAIYMADRIIVLSDRPTKVKATLNVGLSRPRDRGAREFRVLENRIRELFSDETVAQ
- a CDS encoding ABC transporter permease subunit, with the protein product MLLSSESGWYHIGVTTYRVLFGTFFGSCLGIMFGILPRYSRRAEYAISSVVYPLFESIPAICWVLVFVVWFGMSNKTPILAISAAVIPFFIINIWEGVKELDENLVEMAMTYTRNRLRILQKIILPMLYPYAFSAFKTAFEIAWKVVILGEVFGAASGIGYMLWVSYEVYAIENVFAWTLCCAIIIILFDYGIFNSIDRRYMRRWKR